In the genome of Natronorubrum sediminis, one region contains:
- a CDS encoding phytoene/squalene synthase family protein: MTTGQHEPPTDADLEWCYDAVHDVSRTFSITIDRLEEPMAKHICLGYLLCRVADTIEDAGHIPPEAQTELLTTYDQLLDPTADQTVGDFMTAVEPWIPDERTDDWDVVAETPRILRTFESLEDEPREIMREPVRELVDGMAMFTSRYAEEGGLRLQTLEELEEYCWYAAGTVGTLITGLVARGASQERAAEMRANARSFALLLQLVNIAKDVESDYHEENNVYLPAEWLEEEDIDIEQVTDDSNQRGVTNVIKRVTGRAETYLDDAHRYLEVVPETHGNRLSAWAIPYLLAVGTMRELRERPEDVIRDGDVKVSRAEVYALLQTFEGEISRAALADLRKEMAEKPLHQQS, from the coding sequence ATGACCACGGGCCAGCACGAACCGCCGACTGACGCCGATCTGGAGTGGTGTTACGACGCCGTTCACGACGTTTCGCGAACCTTTTCGATCACGATCGATCGGCTCGAGGAGCCGATGGCGAAACACATCTGTCTCGGCTACCTCCTCTGTCGCGTCGCGGACACGATCGAGGACGCGGGTCACATTCCGCCGGAAGCGCAGACCGAACTGCTGACGACGTACGATCAGTTACTCGATCCGACGGCCGACCAGACGGTTGGCGACTTCATGACGGCCGTCGAGCCCTGGATTCCGGACGAGCGAACCGACGACTGGGACGTCGTTGCCGAGACGCCGCGCATTCTTCGAACGTTCGAGTCGCTCGAGGATGAGCCACGCGAGATCATGCGCGAACCCGTTCGAGAACTCGTCGACGGCATGGCGATGTTCACGAGTCGCTACGCCGAGGAAGGTGGGCTTCGCCTCCAGACGCTCGAGGAACTCGAGGAGTACTGCTGGTACGCAGCCGGAACCGTCGGCACGCTCATCACGGGGTTGGTCGCCCGTGGCGCGTCACAGGAGCGAGCCGCGGAGATGCGAGCGAACGCGCGGTCTTTCGCGTTACTCTTACAGCTGGTCAACATCGCGAAGGACGTCGAATCTGATTATCACGAGGAAAACAACGTCTATCTCCCCGCAGAGTGGCTCGAGGAAGAGGATATCGACATCGAGCAAGTCACCGACGACTCGAATCAACGCGGCGTCACGAACGTCATCAAACGCGTCACCGGCCGCGCGGAGACGTACCTCGACGACGCCCACCGCTACCTCGAGGTTGTCCCCGAAACCCACGGCAATCGCCTCTCGGCGTGGGCGATTCCGTACCTCCTCGCCGTCGGCACGATGCGAGAGCTTCGCGAACGCCCAGAGGACGTCATTCGCGACGGTGACGTGAAAGTCTCTCGAGCGGAAGTGTATGCGCTCTTGCAGACGTTCGAGGGTGAAATTTCCCGTGCGGCATTGGCCGACCTTCGCAAGGAGATGGCAGAAAAGCCGCTCCATCAGCAGTCGTAG
- a CDS encoding enoyl-CoA hydratase/isomerase family protein, protein MADYKALNYDHEGDIVTIQFDRPDKLNAINGTMRTELREAAEEAAVSDARVVILKGSGRAFSAGVDHDLLREMGEYESDRFRWEYRRHHRMFDEYEHMEKPVIAAVNGVCAGGGFELALHCDFIVATESATFGYPEDNIGFIPASGACAKLSKEVGSFQAKELVLCTGSKGSMVTAEEAHDRFGFVNRVYDDDSFDSDIQSFAEDLADTAPLATAVGKKILTQSQDMAYVAAREFERTGQSLLAQSQDHEEGMAAFQENRDPEFEGK, encoded by the coding sequence ATGGCTGATTACAAAGCACTCAATTACGATCACGAAGGGGATATCGTTACGATCCAGTTCGACCGGCCCGATAAACTGAACGCCATCAACGGAACGATGCGGACAGAACTGCGCGAAGCTGCTGAGGAAGCAGCAGTCAGCGATGCTCGCGTTGTCATCCTCAAGGGGTCGGGGCGTGCGTTTTCGGCGGGAGTCGATCACGACCTTCTCAGGGAGATGGGAGAGTACGAATCCGACCGCTTCCGCTGGGAATACCGTCGTCACCACCGTATGTTCGACGAGTACGAACATATGGAAAAACCAGTCATCGCGGCGGTCAACGGCGTGTGTGCCGGCGGCGGATTCGAACTCGCCTTGCACTGTGATTTCATCGTCGCCACGGAATCGGCGACGTTCGGGTACCCGGAGGACAACATCGGATTCATCCCCGCCTCGGGTGCCTGTGCGAAATTATCGAAGGAGGTCGGCTCGTTCCAGGCCAAAGAACTCGTCCTCTGTACCGGATCGAAAGGTTCGATGGTGACTGCGGAAGAGGCACACGATCGGTTCGGGTTCGTCAATCGCGTCTACGACGACGACTCATTCGATTCAGACATTCAATCGTTCGCCGAAGATCTCGCCGATACCGCTCCGCTTGCGACTGCGGTCGGCAAGAAGATCCTGACCCAGAGTCAAGATATGGCCTACGTCGCGGCTCGCGAGTTCGAACGCACAGGTCAGAGCCTTCTCGCCCAGTCTCAGGACCACGAAGAAGGTATGGCGGCCTTCCAGGAAAATCGAGATCCCGAATTCGAAGGCAAGTAA
- a CDS encoding proton-conducting transporter transmembrane domain-containing protein, with protein MTLAGLLMLSSIAVPAAGALGVRLVSTDGDGDGDEFDRYWLLSAILISITGALTTALAVLLILEGASTYRLGFDGGFGFSVRSDALSATVGLLDVVLTLGILGYTRTAGPHGRRFHASYLLFTAAVFGVVFSDDLLGTAGFLLVLIVATGRLVECGDKDGTRDAATGYRRTTVFGTAVYLLGVLVAAQMAGSSDAQQLAGTFQTIGYTEPVVIASFVCMTVGLAMLVALVPLHGWLVETHARSPDPVSALISGVLPAAAVYALLRVLFDVFTVDFLAANPLVTNGIIYGAIVSLLVGNVLAYGQRNIKGMLAYSTVSQFGLVVAGLLVATETAVFGSVIQLFGHGLVKGAFCLIAGIIAIRFDARTIDEFDGIADRAPVVAAAFAGLGIAMIGLPPTVGFVGKWYIAVGALEEGLWIVATFVVISTILTLGYVIPFVDHIYFGEFDGTDNGRETITSAMVVVTVGAVVLALAIGLASVGFESLLSEAISDLVDSPA; from the coding sequence ATGACTCTCGCCGGCTTGCTGATGCTCTCCAGTATCGCCGTTCCGGCGGCCGGCGCTCTCGGTGTTCGACTTGTCTCAACTGACGGCGACGGTGACGGCGACGAGTTCGATCGCTACTGGCTCCTCTCCGCTATACTGATCTCGATAACTGGCGCGTTGACGACCGCGCTCGCCGTGTTGTTAATCCTCGAGGGCGCGAGCACGTACCGCCTCGGCTTCGACGGCGGATTCGGGTTCTCGGTCCGATCCGACGCGTTATCTGCAACCGTCGGACTCCTCGACGTCGTGTTGACGCTCGGGATACTGGGATACACTCGAACGGCTGGCCCGCACGGACGCCGGTTTCACGCATCGTATCTGCTGTTTACCGCGGCCGTGTTCGGCGTCGTCTTCTCGGACGACCTGCTCGGGACCGCCGGGTTCTTGCTCGTTCTGATCGTCGCAACGGGTCGTCTGGTCGAGTGCGGGGACAAAGACGGGACGAGGGACGCCGCGACCGGCTACCGACGTACGACGGTGTTCGGAACCGCAGTCTACCTGTTGGGAGTTCTCGTCGCCGCGCAGATGGCCGGTTCGAGCGATGCCCAACAACTCGCCGGCACGTTCCAGACGATCGGGTACACCGAACCAGTCGTGATCGCCTCGTTCGTCTGTATGACCGTCGGACTCGCGATGCTCGTGGCGCTCGTCCCCCTTCACGGATGGCTGGTCGAAACGCACGCTCGGTCTCCTGATCCCGTGAGCGCCCTCATCTCCGGCGTTCTTCCGGCTGCGGCCGTTTACGCCCTGCTTCGCGTCCTGTTCGACGTGTTCACAGTCGATTTTCTCGCGGCGAACCCGCTGGTCACGAACGGCATCATCTACGGGGCGATCGTGAGTTTGCTCGTCGGGAACGTCCTGGCCTACGGACAGCGAAACATCAAGGGAATGCTCGCGTACTCGACGGTCTCGCAGTTCGGCCTCGTCGTTGCGGGGTTGCTCGTCGCGACCGAAACCGCAGTGTTCGGATCGGTGATCCAACTCTTCGGACACGGACTCGTAAAGGGGGCATTCTGTCTCATTGCAGGGATCATTGCGATCCGTTTCGACGCCCGAACGATCGACGAGTTCGACGGGATCGCAGATCGTGCTCCGGTCGTCGCGGCCGCCTTTGCCGGACTCGGAATTGCGATGATCGGCCTACCGCCAACGGTGGGGTTCGTCGGCAAGTGGTACATCGCCGTTGGTGCCCTCGAGGAAGGGCTGTGGATCGTCGCGACATTCGTCGTTATCTCGACGATACTCACGCTCGGGTACGTGATCCCGTTCGTCGATCACATCTACTTTGGGGAGTTCGACGGGACCGACAACGGACGGGAAACGATCACCTCCGCGATGGTCGTCGTCACCGTGGGAGCCGTCGTGCTCGCCTTAGCCATCGGACTCGCGTCGGTCGGGTTCGAATCGCTGCTATCCGAGGCAATTAGTGATCTCGTCGATTCACCAGCGTGA
- a CDS encoding proton-conducting transporter transmembrane domain-containing protein, whose product MIDAVYAIPPAFVVWLAALLALFAGRRAGIVAGITAYVLALAWTLTAPTGTHGSWTFLEFVIVPVAIDPAARVTGLAFTAFGTVAIGYLAVTGGDRRHVVAALGYAGAAIWAVFAGDWLGLLVGWELMALASTILVWLHGGDAVRVGFRYALVHAIGGAILAAGLALHVVAQGGGTDALHYGDGVSSGLPALAVGIGVGINAAIIGVHVWLPDTYASPHVGVSVVLSAYTTKLAVYAAYRAFPEGNLVLAYVGGVMAIVGAGYALAQKDARRLLAYHIQAQVGYILAGIGIGSSLGIAGAFAHLFNNVLFKGLLFMVAGLIVLRAGTGRLQNGGRLGLHAPVATGIFLVAAASITAVPGTNGFVSKGMVLDAALEGGHAPLRWLLLVGAVGTIVSFWKFGYYAIRRGEETRLRDATAGQALTMLPVAVACIAIGLAYGLLFDLLPAAAEWSTEPYSQRHVLEKVALFGAGTIVFLAGRPLFERFDGGTDIDAIRDPLVFSALERAATATEAVFGTLAAAERVTRRRTIETVSAPDEAIARTLPDDIGEQYRERASGVAGSLGVAPNVWYRYLALICCLVVALTVGVVVE is encoded by the coding sequence GTGATCGACGCCGTGTACGCGATTCCGCCGGCGTTCGTCGTGTGGCTCGCCGCACTCCTCGCGCTCTTCGCCGGTCGACGGGCAGGAATCGTCGCCGGAATCACAGCCTACGTCCTCGCCTTGGCGTGGACGCTCACCGCACCCACGGGAACGCACGGATCGTGGACGTTCCTCGAGTTCGTCATCGTTCCGGTCGCGATCGATCCGGCGGCCCGAGTCACCGGACTCGCGTTCACCGCGTTTGGGACGGTCGCGATCGGGTATCTGGCCGTGACTGGTGGCGATCGTCGTCACGTTGTTGCCGCGCTCGGCTACGCCGGCGCGGCGATCTGGGCCGTCTTCGCGGGCGACTGGCTCGGATTGCTCGTCGGGTGGGAACTCATGGCACTGGCGAGTACGATCCTCGTCTGGCTTCACGGCGGCGACGCGGTTCGCGTCGGCTTTCGCTACGCGCTCGTCCACGCTATCGGCGGCGCGATTCTGGCGGCTGGACTCGCCCTCCACGTCGTCGCACAGGGCGGTGGAACAGACGCGCTCCACTACGGTGACGGCGTCTCGAGCGGACTGCCCGCACTGGCCGTCGGTATCGGCGTCGGGATCAACGCGGCGATCATCGGCGTCCACGTCTGGCTCCCGGATACGTACGCCAGTCCCCACGTCGGCGTCTCCGTCGTTCTCTCGGCGTATACGACGAAGCTCGCCGTCTACGCGGCCTACCGCGCGTTCCCGGAGGGGAACCTCGTACTCGCGTACGTCGGCGGCGTCATGGCAATCGTTGGTGCCGGATACGCCCTTGCACAGAAGGACGCGCGCCGACTGCTCGCCTATCACATTCAGGCACAGGTGGGCTACATCCTCGCGGGGATCGGTATCGGCTCCTCGCTCGGTATCGCGGGCGCGTTCGCCCATCTGTTCAATAACGTCCTGTTCAAGGGACTCCTGTTCATGGTCGCCGGGCTCATCGTCTTGCGGGCCGGAACGGGCCGTCTTCAAAACGGCGGCCGCCTCGGCCTTCACGCGCCGGTCGCCACGGGAATCTTCCTCGTAGCCGCCGCGTCGATCACCGCGGTCCCCGGGACCAACGGGTTCGTCAGCAAGGGAATGGTCCTCGATGCGGCGCTCGAGGGTGGACACGCGCCGCTTCGGTGGCTCCTCTTAGTCGGGGCCGTCGGAACGATCGTCTCGTTCTGGAAATTCGGGTACTACGCGATTCGCCGAGGTGAGGAGACGCGGCTCCGAGACGCGACTGCTGGACAGGCGCTCACGATGCTTCCAGTCGCAGTCGCCTGTATCGCCATCGGCCTCGCCTACGGGCTGTTGTTCGACCTGCTTCCGGCCGCCGCGGAGTGGTCGACCGAGCCCTACTCGCAGCGACACGTTCTCGAGAAGGTGGCGCTGTTCGGGGCCGGAACGATCGTCTTTCTCGCGGGCCGTCCGCTCTTCGAGCGATTCGACGGCGGCACCGATATCGACGCGATTCGAGATCCGCTCGTCTTCAGTGCACTCGAGCGCGCGGCCACGGCGACCGAGGCGGTTTTCGGGACACTCGCTGCCGCCGAGCGAGTGACCAGACGGAGGACCATCGAAACGGTGAGCGCACCGGACGAAGCGATCGCGCGGACGCTCCCGGACGACATCGGCGAACAATACCGAGAGCGTGCGTCGGGTGTCGCCGGATCCCTCGGAGTTGCGCCGAACGTCTGGTACCGATACCTCGCATTAATCTGTTGTCTCGTAGTGGCGCTGACCGTCGGGGTGGTCGTCGAATGA
- a CDS encoding proton-conducting transporter transmembrane domain-containing protein, whose amino-acid sequence MTEVHSLRPLATILIGFVAIAVVVGGRHRPAVRDGAPIVAALVTFGLVVSMVPDVMSGQNPTTNLGTLVAGVDLELSADPLGMLFALVASGLWVVTSIYSVGYAREMGLDDRTRYTAALCLSVCSGLGVAFASNLLVLVVFYELTTVGTYPLVAHKGTEQARRIGYEYVVYVIAGGTLVVGGTVLVYGLAGTIGFESGGIPGLTDAAASNPTVATLALGSLLIGFAVKGAVMPLHAWLPKAMVAPTTVSGVLHAVVVVKSGVFGIARTVLEVFGPEATSDLGMATPLAVAAGVTILLGSVLALRQDDLKRRLAYSTIAHLSYVVLGIALLVPAGVVGGLVHIPAHAVAKLALFFCVGALAIETDVTKVSEIAGVGRRMPLTMGTFAIGACSLAGIPLFAGFASKWYLLVGGGGVHPLVPALLVVSGALNVAYFWPIVYGAFFESPSKSDPKPLIDGPLGGCDGSERVSDGGHASAELRNRQRWERVAPNGVESRATVLLPLVALACLTVVLGVWPDRLAVLELAVRVAETSVGVIVA is encoded by the coding sequence ATGACGGAGGTCCACTCGCTTCGACCGCTCGCCACAATTCTGATCGGGTTCGTCGCGATTGCCGTCGTAGTCGGCGGGCGTCATCGGCCGGCCGTCCGCGACGGGGCACCGATCGTTGCAGCGCTTGTCACGTTTGGACTGGTCGTGAGTATGGTTCCCGACGTGATGTCCGGACAGAACCCCACGACGAACCTCGGAACGCTCGTTGCTGGCGTCGACCTCGAGCTCAGCGCGGACCCGCTCGGTATGCTCTTCGCGCTCGTCGCGAGCGGACTGTGGGTCGTGACATCGATATACAGCGTCGGATACGCTCGAGAAATGGGGTTGGACGACCGAACGCGCTACACCGCCGCGCTGTGTCTGAGTGTCTGTTCGGGCCTCGGTGTTGCGTTCGCGTCGAATCTCCTCGTGCTCGTCGTGTTCTACGAGTTGACGACGGTAGGAACGTATCCGTTGGTCGCCCACAAGGGGACAGAGCAGGCGAGACGCATCGGGTACGAGTACGTTGTCTACGTCATCGCTGGTGGTACCTTAGTCGTCGGCGGGACGGTGCTGGTCTACGGACTCGCCGGGACGATCGGCTTCGAATCCGGTGGGATCCCCGGGTTGACCGATGCGGCCGCGTCGAATCCGACGGTCGCCACGCTCGCGCTGGGAAGTCTATTGATCGGATTCGCGGTCAAAGGTGCCGTGATGCCCCTCCACGCCTGGCTCCCGAAGGCGATGGTCGCGCCGACGACCGTTTCGGGCGTGCTTCACGCCGTCGTCGTCGTCAAATCCGGCGTCTTCGGCATTGCACGGACCGTCCTCGAGGTGTTCGGTCCGGAGGCGACGAGCGATCTCGGGATGGCGACGCCGCTCGCGGTCGCCGCCGGTGTAACGATCCTCCTCGGGAGCGTCCTCGCGCTCCGACAGGACGACCTCAAACGGCGGTTAGCCTACTCGACGATCGCACACCTTTCCTACGTCGTTCTCGGAATCGCGCTGCTCGTTCCGGCCGGCGTTGTCGGCGGACTCGTTCACATTCCCGCCCACGCAGTGGCCAAGCTCGCGCTGTTCTTCTGCGTCGGCGCGCTCGCGATCGAAACCGACGTGACGAAGGTCTCCGAGATCGCCGGCGTCGGGCGACGGATGCCCCTGACGATGGGCACCTTCGCGATCGGTGCCTGTTCGCTCGCGGGCATCCCGCTGTTCGCGGGGTTCGCGAGCAAGTGGTACCTGCTCGTCGGCGGTGGCGGCGTCCATCCGTTGGTACCGGCGCTGCTCGTCGTATCAGGTGCACTCAACGTGGCGTACTTCTGGCCGATCGTCTACGGCGCGTTTTTCGAGAGCCCGTCCAAGTCGGATCCGAAGCCGCTGATCGACGGTCCGCTGGGCGGGTGTGACGGATCCGAGCGAGTGTCGGACGGTGGACACGCGAGCGCGGAGCTACGGAACCGACAGCGGTGGGAACGAGTAGCCCCGAACGGCGTTGAAAGCCGGGCTACCGTCCTCCTCCCGCTCGTCGCGCTCGCCTGCCTCACGGTCGTACTGGGCGTGTGGCCCGACCGGCTGGCGGTTCTCGAACTCGCCGTCCGAGTCGCAGAAACGAGCGTTGGGGTGATCGTCGCGTGA